In a genomic window of Myxococcales bacterium:
- a CDS encoding phosphocholine cytidylyltransferase family protein: MKAVILAAGRGTRLAPLTDNCPKPMVQVAGRPLILRTLERLAQAGIPDRDVVIVTGYREDMVEALMRAEGLRCKLVFNPHWFDWNSWNSLAVAREVLIGSPFIQLEGDVLFDEQVIPRLIAADRPAALAIEIKPEPDDEAMKAIVDAELRVTALSKTLDPKASIGEYVGVAMLSAEVGRLVFDDYDRFVAEGITHEYYDHSYHRLASTGAAEFYAVDVADCGSIEIDDPSDLRRAEALLAARAGA; this comes from the coding sequence ATGAAAGCCGTGATCTTGGCCGCCGGACGAGGTACGCGCCTGGCGCCGCTGACCGACAACTGTCCCAAGCCGATGGTGCAGGTGGCCGGCCGGCCGTTGATCTTGCGGACCCTCGAGCGGCTCGCGCAGGCCGGCATCCCCGATCGCGACGTCGTCATCGTCACCGGCTACCGCGAGGACATGGTCGAGGCGCTGATGCGGGCCGAGGGCCTGCGCTGCAAGCTGGTCTTCAACCCGCACTGGTTCGACTGGAACAGCTGGAACTCGCTCGCGGTCGCGCGCGAGGTGCTGATCGGCTCGCCGTTCATCCAGCTCGAGGGCGACGTGCTGTTCGACGAGCAGGTCATCCCGCGGCTGATCGCCGCCGACCGGCCGGCGGCGCTGGCGATCGAGATCAAGCCCGAGCCCGACGACGAGGCCATGAAGGCGATCGTCGACGCCGAGCTGCGGGTGACGGCGCTGTCGAAGACGCTCGATCCCAAGGCCTCGATCGGCGAGTACGTCGGCGTCGCGATGCTGAGCGCCGAGGTCGGACGCCTGGTGTTCGACGACTACGATCGGTTCGTGGCCGAGGGCATCACCCACGAGTACTACGACCACTCGTACCACCGCCTGGCCTCGACCGGCGCGGCCGAGTTCTACGCGGTCGACGTCGCCGACTGCGGCTCGATCGAGATCGACGACCCCAGCGATCTGCGCCGGGCCGAGGCCCTGCTGGCCGCGCGCGCCGGCGCGTGA
- a CDS encoding glycogen-debranching protein — protein MRLAIVALALVPGLAACPAAQDPVVPADARPDDGDAAPLPFLPPRGATWAPDGAAVHFRVASERATRVELWIYDAPRSAPARLRVAMARGVDGDWAAQVTAAELIAAGVTTIHYGYRAWGPSWTYDPAWTPGSDLGFVARVTADGDRMNPNKLLLDPYAREVSHDPITPGSLDGTAYRTDDAARALDSGPIAPKGLVLPRGALADGDLGPRPTRALADDVIYEVHLRGLTAADPTLGCAGTYAGAAARAAELAALGVTAVEFLPVQETGNDANDVDPSSAGGDNYWGYSTLAFFAPDRRYACDRTPGGPTREWRAMVRSFHAAGLKVLIDVVYNHTAEGGGGSLLSLRGLDNAAYYQLSTSGTGFQDNTGIGANTNARHPLFRDLVIDSLAAWHRDLGVDGFRFDLAPVLANGCDRGCYRWDPGDPDGVLRRAVAELPARPADGGAGVDLIAEPWAIGAGTYQVGRFPAGWSEWNDQYRDLVRQDVNLVDVVDVTLGGLADRLVGSPGLFRAGGRPPAASVNFIVAHDGFTLADVHACTAKRNDQAWPYGPSNGGTDANYAWDFGGDAARQRQAARTSLALLMLSAGVPMMVGGDEALHSQRCNNNPYNLDSVATWLAPAAASAQPAFHTFTARLLAFRGAHPALRRRAWHDGTSLAWLGTDGLPLPDPFFHDPGVHFLAWRIAGAAAPDEPARSIYVAYNGAPAAVAATLPAPAADAAWYRAADTGAWMEDQDNFHAAGAEYRMNGRRYDVAARALAIFVER, from the coding sequence TCCGGTAGTCCCGGCCGACGCGCGCCCCGACGATGGCGACGCCGCGCCGCTGCCGTTCCTGCCGCCCCGGGGCGCGACCTGGGCGCCCGACGGCGCGGCCGTGCACTTCCGGGTCGCGTCCGAGCGGGCCACCCGGGTCGAGCTGTGGATCTACGACGCGCCGCGATCGGCGCCGGCGCGGCTGCGCGTGGCGATGGCGCGCGGCGTCGACGGTGACTGGGCCGCGCAGGTCACCGCCGCCGAGCTGATCGCGGCCGGGGTCACGACGATCCATTACGGCTACCGGGCGTGGGGCCCGAGCTGGACCTACGATCCGGCCTGGACCCCGGGCAGCGACCTGGGCTTCGTCGCGCGGGTCACCGCCGACGGCGACCGCATGAACCCCAACAAGCTGCTGCTCGATCCGTACGCGCGCGAGGTCAGCCACGATCCCATCACGCCCGGCTCGCTCGACGGCACCGCCTACCGCACCGACGACGCCGCCCGCGCGCTCGACAGCGGGCCGATCGCGCCCAAGGGCCTGGTGCTGCCGCGTGGCGCGCTCGCCGACGGCGATCTCGGCCCGCGCCCGACCCGGGCCCTGGCCGACGACGTGATCTACGAGGTCCACCTGCGCGGCCTGACCGCCGCCGATCCGACGCTCGGCTGCGCCGGCACCTACGCCGGGGCCGCGGCCCGCGCCGCCGAGCTGGCCGCGCTCGGCGTCACCGCGGTCGAGTTCCTGCCGGTGCAGGAGACCGGCAACGACGCCAACGACGTCGACCCGAGCAGCGCCGGCGGCGACAACTACTGGGGCTACTCGACCCTGGCGTTCTTCGCGCCGGACCGACGCTACGCGTGCGACCGCACGCCGGGCGGCCCGACCCGCGAGTGGCGGGCGATGGTCCGCAGCTTCCACGCCGCCGGGCTCAAGGTGCTCATCGACGTGGTCTACAACCACACCGCCGAGGGCGGCGGCGGCTCGCTCTTGTCGCTGCGCGGGCTCGACAACGCCGCCTACTACCAGCTGTCGACCAGCGGCACCGGCTTCCAGGACAACACCGGCATCGGCGCCAACACCAACGCGCGCCACCCGCTGTTCCGCGACCTCGTGATCGACTCGCTCGCCGCGTGGCACCGCGACCTCGGCGTCGACGGCTTCCGCTTCGATCTCGCGCCGGTGCTGGCCAACGGCTGCGACCGCGGCTGCTACCGCTGGGACCCCGGCGATCCCGACGGGGTCCTGCGCCGCGCGGTCGCCGAGCTGCCGGCCCGCCCCGCCGACGGCGGCGCCGGCGTCGATCTGATCGCCGAGCCCTGGGCGATCGGCGCCGGCACCTACCAGGTCGGGCGCTTCCCGGCCGGCTGGTCCGAGTGGAACGACCAGTACCGCGACCTGGTGCGCCAGGACGTCAACCTGGTCGACGTCGTCGACGTCACCCTGGGCGGCCTGGCCGATCGCCTGGTCGGCTCGCCCGGCCTGTTCCGCGCCGGCGGGCGCCCGCCGGCGGCGTCGGTGAACTTCATCGTCGCCCACGACGGCTTCACGCTGGCCGACGTGCACGCGTGCACGGCCAAGCGCAACGACCAGGCGTGGCCGTACGGGCCGTCGAACGGCGGCACCGACGCCAACTACGCCTGGGACTTCGGCGGCGACGCCGCGCGCCAGCGCCAGGCCGCGCGCACGAGCCTCGCGCTCTTGATGCTGTCGGCCGGCGTGCCGATGATGGTCGGCGGCGACGAGGCGCTGCACAGCCAGCGTTGCAACAACAACCCCTACAACCTCGACTCGGTCGCGACCTGGCTAGCCCCCGCCGCGGCCAGCGCGCAGCCGGCGTTCCACACCTTCACCGCCCGCCTGCTGGCGTTCCGCGGCGCGCACCCGGCCCTGCGCCGCCGCGCCTGGCACGACGGCACGTCGCTGGCGTGGCTCGGCACCGACGGCCTGCCGCTGCCCGATCCGTTCTTCCACGATCCCGGCGTGCACTTCCTGGCGTGGCGGATCGCCGGCGCGGCCGCGCCCGACGAGCCGGCCCGCTCGATCTACGTCGCGTACAACGGCGCGCCCGCCGCGGTGGCGGCGACCCTGCCCGCGCCCGCCGCCGACGCCGCGTGGTACCGCGCCGCCGACACCGGCGCGTGGATGGAGGACCAGGACAACTTCCACGCCGCCGGCGCCGAGTACCGGATGAACGGCCGCCGCTACGACGTCGCCGCGCGCGCGCTGGCGATCTTCGTCGAGCGCTGA
- a CDS encoding CDP-alcohol phosphatidyltransferase family protein, producing the protein MSAPTSSPICVVLALGPAADNYVTGLTLAERGRRVAVRAGVPADRVHVVRAAADLARARAAAADAPLVVLDASDHVVAAQLIDPLRLTEPGTRLAYRAGAYVSALRADGAEATAVWDALTADLDDRGVTIATTLAATAEQVEVNDRARHPGRTKDDLRGADAWQWELVNKKLDSFLTVYFYRVISKPLTRMFLRTPLSPNMITVLSTALSIVGCVIGTRADWQSHVIGMAMLVAGGIIDCNDGEVARLRLEGSTLGGWLDAIGDDMSRLALILAVGMHIAPRYPDLPIHAITGAVIGATLLTLGLIYWYCIFVIKSSNNQDYTNVLGIGPGQGETTQRSIGRVIADWASQIVRRDFIDAAALVLALVNLPEILAVGLAAGAVVTVIIVIPTHFKIVRMRREARAAA; encoded by the coding sequence GTGTCCGCCCCGACCTCGAGCCCCATCTGCGTCGTGCTGGCCCTCGGCCCGGCGGCCGACAACTACGTCACCGGCCTGACCCTGGCCGAGCGCGGCCGCCGCGTCGCCGTGCGCGCCGGCGTCCCCGCCGACCGCGTCCACGTCGTGCGCGCCGCCGCGGACCTCGCCCGCGCCCGCGCCGCGGCCGCCGACGCGCCGCTGGTCGTGCTCGACGCCAGCGACCACGTCGTCGCCGCGCAGCTGATCGATCCGCTGCGCCTGACCGAGCCCGGCACCCGCCTGGCCTACCGCGCCGGCGCCTACGTCTCGGCGCTGCGCGCCGACGGCGCCGAGGCCACCGCGGTCTGGGACGCGCTGACCGCCGACCTCGACGATCGCGGCGTGACGATCGCCACGACCCTGGCGGCCACGGCCGAGCAGGTCGAGGTCAACGATCGCGCCCGGCACCCGGGCCGGACCAAGGACGATCTGCGCGGCGCCGACGCGTGGCAGTGGGAGCTCGTCAACAAGAAGCTCGACTCGTTCCTGACGGTCTACTTCTACCGGGTCATCTCCAAGCCGCTGACGCGGATGTTCCTGCGCACGCCGTTGTCGCCCAACATGATCACCGTGCTGTCGACGGCGCTGTCGATCGTCGGCTGCGTCATCGGCACCCGCGCCGACTGGCAGAGCCACGTGATCGGCATGGCGATGCTGGTCGCCGGCGGGATCATCGACTGCAACGACGGCGAGGTCGCGCGCCTGCGGCTCGAGGGCTCGACCCTGGGCGGCTGGCTCGACGCCATCGGCGACGACATGTCGCGGCTGGCGCTGATCCTCGCGGTCGGGATGCACATCGCGCCGCGCTACCCCGACCTGCCCATCCACGCGATCACCGGCGCCGTCATCGGCGCGACCTTGCTCACGCTCGGCCTGATCTACTGGTACTGCATCTTCGTCATCAAGTCGTCGAACAACCAGGACTACACCAACGTCCTGGGCATCGGCCCCGGCCAGGGCGAGACCACGCAGCGCTCGATCGGCCGGGTCATCGCCGACTGGGCCAGCCAGATCGTGCGCCGTGACTTCATCGACGCGGCCGCGCTGGTGCTGGCGCTGGTCAACCTGCCGGAGATCCTCGCGGTCGGCCTGGCCGCGGGTGCGGTGGTCACGGTCATCATCGTGATCCCGACCCACTTCAAGATCGTCCGCATGCGGCGCGAGGCCCGGGCTGCGGCCTGA
- a CDS encoding serine/threonine protein kinase, with protein MDLRSSTATWTGCSGPADQPTRAFARHHGRAHTRPPARPPSEAIGPYRVLALLGEGGMARVYLAEHTVMGRRVAIKRLLPALAQHQTARALFLREARIAGSIRHANLLDVYDFGTDPAGRPYYVMELAAGETLAQRLRRGPLMTSQCLDTAIVLADAAAAIHAAGYVHRDIKAENVVLARHERRLVPKLIDFGIAQALDPEADDPDALAIGMCGTPRTMAPEQVAVDRIDERTDVWALGVLVYEMLCAELPFAGGASVRDDLLAIVADPPRPLPAHADPDVAAIALTCLEKDPADRPASAAALAAALRAVQADHRVRHGLRGRAADGERRHAA; from the coding sequence ATGGACCTGCGATCTTCGACGGCGACCTGGACCGGCTGCAGCGGCCCGGCCGATCAACCCACGAGAGCGTTTGCGCGGCACCACGGGCGCGCCCACACCCGGCCGCCGGCGCGGCCGCCGAGCGAGGCGATCGGTCCGTACCGCGTGCTGGCGCTGCTCGGCGAGGGCGGCATGGCCCGCGTGTACCTGGCCGAGCACACGGTCATGGGGCGCCGGGTCGCGATCAAGCGGCTGCTGCCGGCGCTGGCGCAGCACCAGACCGCGCGCGCGCTGTTCCTGCGCGAGGCCCGCATCGCGGGCTCGATCCGCCACGCCAACCTGCTCGACGTCTACGACTTCGGGACCGATCCGGCCGGCCGGCCGTACTACGTGATGGAGCTCGCCGCGGGCGAGACCCTGGCGCAGCGGCTCCGGCGCGGGCCGCTGATGACGTCGCAGTGCCTCGACACCGCGATCGTGCTGGCCGACGCGGCCGCGGCGATCCACGCCGCGGGCTACGTCCACCGCGACATCAAGGCCGAGAACGTGGTGCTGGCGCGGCACGAGCGCCGCCTGGTCCCCAAGCTGATCGACTTCGGCATCGCCCAGGCGCTCGACCCCGAGGCCGACGATCCCGACGCGCTGGCGATCGGCATGTGCGGCACGCCGCGCACGATGGCGCCCGAGCAGGTCGCGGTCGACCGGATCGACGAGCGCACCGACGTCTGGGCGCTGGGCGTGCTGGTCTACGAGATGCTGTGCGCCGAGCTGCCGTTCGCCGGCGGCGCCTCGGTCCGCGACGACCTGCTGGCGATCGTCGCCGATCCGCCGCGGCCGCTGCCGGCGCACGCCGACCCCGACGTGGCCGCGATCGCCCTGACGTGCCTCGAGAAGGATCCGGCCGACCGGCCGGCGTCGGCCGCGGCGCTGGCGGCGGCGCTGCGGGCGGTGCAGGCGGACCATCGCGTGCGCCACGGCCTGCGCGGGCGCGCGGCCGACGGCGAGCGTCGCCACGCCGCGTGA
- a CDS encoding ABC transporter ATP-binding protein → MSAIRCRGLVKRYGAVTAVDGLDLDVDRGTCFGLLGPNGAGKTSTMEIVSGLAPATAGEVEVLGLRWDRDAAALRARIGIALQETRLADRLTVLETVTLFRSFYRRGRAPAEVLAEVALDDQRATWAGRLSGGQRQRLALACALVGDPEVLFLDEPTAGLDPQARRQLWELVDGFKRRGRTVLLTTHYMDEAERLCDQLVIIDHGKVIATGAPAELIARAPAAPVSHQATLEDVFVAMTGRGLRE, encoded by the coding sequence ATGAGCGCGATCCGTTGCCGCGGGCTGGTCAAGCGCTACGGCGCGGTGACCGCCGTCGACGGGCTCGACCTCGACGTCGACCGCGGCACGTGCTTCGGCCTGCTCGGGCCCAACGGCGCCGGCAAGACCTCGACGATGGAGATCGTGAGCGGCCTGGCGCCCGCGACCGCCGGCGAGGTCGAGGTGCTGGGCCTGCGGTGGGACCGGGACGCCGCCGCGCTGCGGGCGCGGATCGGCATCGCGCTCCAGGAGACCCGCCTGGCCGATCGGCTCACGGTGCTCGAGACCGTGACCTTGTTCCGCAGCTTCTACCGGCGCGGGCGCGCGCCGGCCGAGGTGCTGGCCGAGGTCGCGCTCGACGACCAGCGCGCGACCTGGGCCGGTCGGCTGTCGGGCGGGCAGCGGCAGCGCCTGGCCCTGGCGTGCGCGCTGGTCGGCGATCCCGAGGTGCTGTTCCTCGACGAGCCGACCGCGGGGCTCGATCCCCAGGCCCGGCGCCAGCTGTGGGAGCTGGTCGACGGCTTCAAGCGCCGCGGGCGCACGGTGCTCTTGACGACCCACTACATGGACGAGGCCGAGCGCCTGTGCGATCAGCTGGTGATCATCGATCACGGCAAGGTGATCGCGACCGGGGCGCCGGCCGAGCTGATCGCGCGCGCGCCGGCGGCGCCGGTCAGCCACCAGGCCACGCTCGAGGACGTGTTCGTGGCGATGACCGGGCGAGGCCTGCGTGAGTGA
- a CDS encoding aspartate aminotransferase family protein: MAFPRRWLDVTRARVVPSSMPESASEIFRDGFGEFREFVNPLIAERARLAREPIQFVAVKDGVLHDRDDQAYEDFHGTQMLGHRNRVVADAIRGFLDSDRPNWFPSRVNPWAGRLARRLCERTGYSNAFFGMSGADAVEAALKLARAATGKPRIIALTGGYHGCTFGAVAMMHAGPLRDPFGPHLPGVDKVAFDDVAGLTAAMAAGDVCAVVVEPIQGEGGVRALSPEMIAAACALTSQHGALLVADEVQTALGRSGHFLASAGWPRQPDVALLAKTLGGGLVPISVMLTHRAIFERAYGQNFFIGESHNTTFGYNGLSCVAALATLDLLTDELIADVARRGVEFRARLTEALATCPLFVETRGAGFMIGVQLRQPSHPWLSFEHFGMPELAHLPTIGPLLCYRLYRRGFFAFVCGHDWSILRLQPRFDIPDERLAAFATACREELDVLDQLS; encoded by the coding sequence ATGGCATTTCCGCGCCGGTGGCTGGACGTCACCCGGGCGCGCGTGGTGCCGTCATCCATGCCCGAGTCGGCCAGCGAGATCTTCCGCGACGGGTTCGGTGAGTTCCGGGAGTTCGTCAACCCGCTGATCGCCGAGCGCGCCCGCCTGGCCCGCGAGCCGATCCAGTTCGTCGCGGTCAAGGACGGCGTCCTGCACGACCGCGACGACCAGGCCTACGAGGACTTCCACGGCACCCAGATGCTGGGCCACCGCAACCGCGTCGTCGCCGACGCGATCCGCGGTTTCCTCGACAGCGATCGCCCCAACTGGTTCCCGTCGCGCGTGAACCCGTGGGCCGGACGCCTGGCGCGGCGGCTGTGCGAGCGCACCGGCTACTCGAACGCGTTCTTCGGCATGTCGGGCGCCGACGCGGTCGAGGCCGCGCTCAAGCTCGCGCGCGCCGCGACCGGCAAGCCGCGCATCATCGCGCTGACCGGCGGCTACCACGGCTGCACGTTCGGCGCGGTGGCGATGATGCACGCCGGACCGCTGCGCGATCCGTTCGGTCCGCACCTGCCCGGGGTCGACAAGGTCGCCTTCGACGACGTCGCCGGCCTGACCGCGGCGATGGCGGCCGGCGACGTGTGCGCGGTCGTCGTCGAGCCGATCCAGGGCGAGGGCGGCGTGCGGGCGCTGTCGCCCGAGATGATCGCCGCCGCGTGCGCGCTGACGAGCCAGCACGGCGCGCTGCTGGTGGCCGACGAGGTCCAGACCGCGCTCGGGCGCTCGGGCCACTTCCTCGCCAGCGCCGGCTGGCCGCGCCAGCCCGACGTCGCGCTCCTGGCCAAGACCCTCGGCGGCGGGCTGGTCCCGATCTCGGTGATGCTGACCCACCGCGCGATCTTCGAGCGCGCCTACGGCCAGAACTTCTTCATCGGCGAGTCGCACAACACCACGTTCGGCTACAACGGCCTGTCGTGCGTGGCCGCGCTCGCGACGCTCGACCTGCTCACCGACGAGCTGATCGCCGACGTCGCCCGCCGCGGCGTCGAGTTCCGCGCCCGGCTGACCGAGGCGCTGGCGACCTGCCCGCTGTTCGTCGAGACCCGCGGCGCCGGCTTCATGATCGGCGTCCAGCTCCGGCAGCCGTCGCACCCGTGGCTGTCGTTCGAGCACTTCGGCATGCCCGAGCTGGCGCACCTGCCGACGATCGGGCCGCTCCTGTGCTATCGCCTGTACCGACGCGGCTTCTTCGCGTTCGTGTGCGGCCACGACTGGAGCATCCTGCGGCTGCAGCCCCGGTTCGACATCCCCGACGAGCGCCTCGCCGCGTTCGCCACCGCCTGCCGCGAGGAGCTCGACGTGCTCGATCAGCTGAGCTGA
- a CDS encoding alanine--glyoxylate aminotransferase family protein, producing the protein MTRLRSVNQPFAETFSSSGHTLLNPGPCNTSSRVKAAVIHHDVCHRTSEFGIDFGRLVTKLGRVFSPSQPADEFEHDVLVLTGSGTSAMEASIASFVPADKKVLVLDNGAFGERIAEICRLHELNLVHVRYGYGEVVLAADVEAAFVAHPEIEVVVLVHHETSVGLLNPVAAIGAICHHHDKLLLVDAVSSLGAEDLDVVRDHVDVCWSSANKCLHGAAGLAFVSVAPRAWTKSAGIKPRSFYLDLRRYKKYLNDSSQTPFTPAVGLVYGLEAAVDEFLEDGHEARLAMYATRNRTLREAFAAMGLRAFTHTGHESHSVVTVSLPDELTFADLDGAMRAHGFVIYDCKAPMQGSYFQVANMGILSSETLDRFLRCFATVLGELAPVARRRAASRS; encoded by the coding sequence GTGACCAGGCTCCGTAGCGTCAACCAGCCGTTCGCGGAGACCTTCTCGTCCAGCGGGCATACGCTGCTGAACCCAGGGCCGTGCAACACGTCGAGCCGCGTCAAGGCGGCGGTCATCCACCACGACGTCTGCCACCGCACGTCGGAGTTCGGCATCGACTTCGGCCGGCTGGTCACCAAGCTCGGCCGGGTGTTCAGCCCGTCGCAGCCCGCCGACGAGTTCGAGCACGACGTGCTGGTCCTGACCGGCTCGGGCACCTCCGCGATGGAGGCCTCGATCGCCAGCTTCGTCCCCGCGGACAAGAAGGTGCTCGTGCTCGACAACGGCGCGTTCGGTGAGCGCATCGCCGAGATCTGCCGGCTCCACGAGCTCAACCTCGTCCACGTCCGCTACGGCTACGGCGAGGTGGTCCTGGCCGCCGACGTCGAGGCCGCGTTCGTCGCGCACCCCGAGATCGAGGTGGTCGTGCTCGTCCACCACGAGACCTCGGTCGGCCTGCTCAACCCGGTCGCCGCGATCGGCGCGATCTGCCACCACCACGACAAGCTGCTCCTGGTCGACGCGGTGTCGTCGCTCGGCGCCGAGGATCTCGACGTCGTGCGCGATCACGTCGACGTGTGCTGGTCGTCGGCCAACAAGTGCCTGCACGGCGCCGCCGGGCTAGCGTTCGTGTCGGTGGCGCCGCGGGCGTGGACCAAGTCCGCGGGCATCAAGCCGCGGTCGTTCTACCTCGACCTGCGCCGCTACAAGAAGTACCTCAACGACAGCTCGCAGACGCCGTTCACCCCGGCGGTCGGGCTGGTCTACGGCCTCGAGGCCGCGGTCGACGAGTTCCTCGAGGACGGCCACGAGGCCCGCCTCGCGATGTACGCGACCCGCAACCGCACGCTGCGCGAGGCGTTCGCGGCCATGGGGCTGCGCGCGTTCACGCACACCGGCCACGAGTCGCACAGCGTCGTGACGGTCAGCCTGCCCGACGAGCTCACGTTCGCCGATCTCGACGGCGCGATGCGGGCCCACGGCTTCGTCATCTACGACTGCAAGGCGCCGATGCAGGGCAGCTACTTCCAGGTCGCCAACATGGGGATCCTGTCGAGCGAGACCCTCGATCGGTTCCTGCGCTGCTTCGCGACCGTGCTGGGCGAGCTGGCGCCGGTCGCGCGCCGCCGCGCCGCCTCGCGGTCCTGA
- a CDS encoding ABC transporter permease translates to MSDRRPSPLWQLFLVRVRVYLRAPVDVFWTFGIPMVTAIVLGVAFRARGPAPIRVAIERAEPAATAEVAAVLGATPGVRAIVAGPAEAEAALRAGRVAVTVRPGAPVRYRFDPTRQDGRLARLAVAAALDRAADRAAADAAVDELVTEPGGRYIDFLIPGLIGMTLLSISLWGVGTPIVDARARRQLKRLAATPMPRASYLLALVLGHLILAGAVIAVMLGFARLAFDVEVRGSLGAVAVVGAVGALACAGLAILAASRTASGETIQGLNNLILLPQMIASGVFFASAQFPDAAQPLIRALPLTALADALRAVTTEGASLVAVGPDLAILAAWGVGSFALGLRVFRWT, encoded by the coding sequence GTGAGTGACCGGCGGCCGAGCCCGCTGTGGCAGCTGTTCCTGGTGCGCGTGCGCGTGTACCTGCGCGCGCCGGTCGACGTGTTCTGGACCTTCGGGATCCCGATGGTGACGGCGATCGTCCTGGGCGTCGCGTTCCGCGCCCGCGGGCCGGCGCCGATCCGCGTGGCGATCGAGCGCGCCGAGCCGGCGGCCACGGCCGAGGTCGCCGCGGTCCTGGGCGCGACGCCGGGCGTGCGCGCGATCGTCGCCGGGCCGGCCGAGGCCGAGGCCGCGCTGCGCGCCGGTCGGGTGGCGGTGACGGTCCGGCCGGGGGCGCCGGTGCGGTACCGGTTCGATCCGACCCGGCAGGACGGTCGCCTCGCGCGGCTCGCGGTGGCGGCGGCGCTCGATCGCGCGGCCGATCGCGCGGCAGCGGACGCGGCCGTCGACGAGCTGGTGACCGAGCCGGGCGGGCGCTACATCGACTTCCTGATCCCGGGGCTGATCGGCATGACGCTCCTGTCGATCAGCCTGTGGGGCGTCGGCACGCCGATCGTCGACGCGCGCGCGCGCCGGCAGCTCAAGCGCCTGGCGGCGACGCCGATGCCGCGCGCCAGCTACCTGCTGGCGCTGGTGCTCGGCCACCTGATCCTCGCGGGCGCGGTGATCGCGGTGATGCTGGGGTTCGCGCGCCTGGCGTTCGACGTCGAGGTGCGCGGGTCGCTGGGCGCGGTCGCGGTGGTCGGCGCGGTCGGCGCGCTCGCGTGCGCGGGCCTGGCGATCCTGGCCGCGAGCCGCACCGCCAGCGGCGAGACCATCCAGGGGCTCAACAACCTGATCCTGCTGCCGCAGATGATCGCGTCGGGCGTGTTCTTCGCGTCGGCCCAGTTCCCCGACGCCGCGCAGCCGCTGATCCGCGCGCTGCCGCTGACCGCGCTCGCCGACGCCCTGCGCGCGGTCACGACCGAGGGCGCGTCCCTGGTCGCGGTCGGGCCCGACCTCGCGATCCTGGCGGCGTGGGGCGTCGGCTCGTTCGCGCTCGGCCTGCGGGTGTTCCGGTGGACGTGA